The following coding sequences are from one Fundulus heteroclitus isolate FHET01 unplaced genomic scaffold, MU-UCD_Fhet_4.1 scaffold_178, whole genome shotgun sequence window:
- the LOC118556277 gene encoding ADP-ribosylation factor-like protein 13B isoform X5: protein MVGLDNAGKTAAVRGIQGENPQDVAPTVGFSKVDLKQGRFEVTIFDLGGGKRIRDIWKNYYSESHGVVFVVDSSDVQRIQETRETMAQVLQHPRIAGKPVLVLANKQDMEGALAEADIIENLSLEKLVNENKCLCQIEPCSAILGCGRKVDKSIKKGLNWLLSNIGNDYEAIAERVQKDTAEQRALEEQDKKERAERVRRIREERDRQEREEAEREGRPVHEQEAGDEAVQSPFQPIGNLISKDTEQGTQRKEQIELQQDRSNGPKEDLEHEEEEEDEDAAGEPNDTRQTPDNTTGEQSRKRTSKLHLKRKHRVDPLRTEDGPAQSPTPPPAPVGWATPKASRLPKLEPLGDSGHSEFFKKPLPPLANRPRPNGDSQDVIS, encoded by the exons ATGGTGGGCCTGGATAACGCGGGGAAGACGGCGGCGGTGCGAGGAATCCAGGGAG AGAATCCGCAAGACGTGGCTCCCACCGTGGGCTTCTCCAAGGTGGACCTGAAGCAGGGAAGGTTTGAGGTGACGATCTTCGACCTGGGAGGAGGGAAGAGGATCCGCGATATCTGGAAGAATTACTACTCGGAGTCCCACGGCGTGGTGTTCGTGGTGGACTCCAGCGACGTGCAGCGCATCCAGGAGACGCGGGAGACCATGGCGCAGGTCCTGCAGCACCCGCGCATCGCCGGGAAACCCGTGCTGGT ACTTGCCAACAAACAAGACATGGAGGGAGCGCTGGCCGAAGCAGACATCATCGAGAACCTGTCGTTGGAGAAGCTCGTAAACGAGAACAAGTGTCTCTGTCAGATC GAGCCCTGCTCGGCCATTTTAGGGTGCGGGAGAAAGGTGGACAAGTCCATCAAGAAGGGCCTCAACTGGCTGCTCAGCAACATCGGCAATGACTACGAGGCCATTGCCGAGCGCGTGCAGAAGGACACGGCGGAGCAGCGCGCCCTGGAGGAGCAGGACAAGAAGGAGAGGGCGGAGCGAGTGCGGCGCATCCGGGAGGAGAG GGACCGGCAGGAGCGCGAGGAGGCGGAGCGAGAAGGAAGGCCCGTCCACGAGCAGGAGGCTGGCGACGAGGCGGTACAGAGCCCCTTCCAGCCCATCGGGAACTTGATCTCCAAG GACACAGAGCAAGGAACGCAGAGGAAGGAGCAGATAGAGCTGCAACAGGACAGGAGCAACGGCCCCAAGGAGGACCTGGAgcacgaggaagaggaggaggacgaagacgccgccggagagccgaaCGACACAAGACAAACGCCAGACAACACAACAG GCGAGCAGAGCAGGAAGAGGACGAGCAAGCTGCACCTGAAGAGGAAGCACAGGGTGGACCCGCTGAGGACGGAGGACGGGCCGGCCCAGAGCCCCACGCCTCCGCCTGCGCCTG TGGGATGGGCCACGCCCAAAGCCTCTAGACTGCCCAAACTCGAGCCGCTCGGGGACTCAGGACATTCTG AGTTTTTCAAGAAGCCCCTCCCGCCGCTCGCCAACAGGCCGCGACCAAACGGCGACTCCCAAGACGTCATCTCTTAA
- the LOC118556277 gene encoding ADP-ribosylation factor-like protein 13B isoform X4, translating to MLPAAAAGVQRRRRYGLAAGASAPAPMRASWLQRTVAWIVRLMSFRRRCQRKVTLVMVGLDNAGKTAAVRGIQGENPQDVAPTVGFSKVDLKQGRFEVTIFDLGGGKRIRDIWKNYYSESHGVVFVVDSSDVQRIQETRETMAQVLQHPRIAGKPVLVLANKQDMEGALAEADIIENLSLEKLVNENKCLCQIEPCSAILGCGRKVDKSIKKGLNWLLSNIGNDYEAIAERVQKDTAEQRALEEQDKKERAERVRRIREERDRQEREEAEREGRPVHEQEAGDEAVQSPFQPIGNLISKDTEQGTQRKEQIELQQDRSNGPKEDLEHEEEEEDEDAAGEPNDTRQTPDNTTGEQSRKRTSKLHLKRKHRVDPLRTEDGPAQSPTPPPAPANGV from the exons ATGCTGCCCGCCGCTGCTGCCGGCGTCCAGCGGCGGCGGCGTTATGGGTTAGCGGCCGGCGCCTCAGCTCCTGCACCCATGAGGGCCAGCTGGCTGCAGAGGACTGTCGCATGGATCGTGCGTCTGATGTCGTTTAGGCGCAGATGTCAAAG GAAGGTGACCCTGGTGATGGTGGGCCTGGATAACGCGGGGAAGACGGCGGCGGTGCGAGGAATCCAGGGAG AGAATCCGCAAGACGTGGCTCCCACCGTGGGCTTCTCCAAGGTGGACCTGAAGCAGGGAAGGTTTGAGGTGACGATCTTCGACCTGGGAGGAGGGAAGAGGATCCGCGATATCTGGAAGAATTACTACTCGGAGTCCCACGGCGTGGTGTTCGTGGTGGACTCCAGCGACGTGCAGCGCATCCAGGAGACGCGGGAGACCATGGCGCAGGTCCTGCAGCACCCGCGCATCGCCGGGAAACCCGTGCTGGT ACTTGCCAACAAACAAGACATGGAGGGAGCGCTGGCCGAAGCAGACATCATCGAGAACCTGTCGTTGGAGAAGCTCGTAAACGAGAACAAGTGTCTCTGTCAGATC GAGCCCTGCTCGGCCATTTTAGGGTGCGGGAGAAAGGTGGACAAGTCCATCAAGAAGGGCCTCAACTGGCTGCTCAGCAACATCGGCAATGACTACGAGGCCATTGCCGAGCGCGTGCAGAAGGACACGGCGGAGCAGCGCGCCCTGGAGGAGCAGGACAAGAAGGAGAGGGCGGAGCGAGTGCGGCGCATCCGGGAGGAGAG GGACCGGCAGGAGCGCGAGGAGGCGGAGCGAGAAGGAAGGCCCGTCCACGAGCAGGAGGCTGGCGACGAGGCGGTACAGAGCCCCTTCCAGCCCATCGGGAACTTGATCTCCAAG GACACAGAGCAAGGAACGCAGAGGAAGGAGCAGATAGAGCTGCAACAGGACAGGAGCAACGGCCCCAAGGAGGACCTGGAgcacgaggaagaggaggaggacgaagacgccgccggagagccgaaCGACACAAGACAAACGCCAGACAACACAACAG GCGAGCAGAGCAGGAAGAGGACGAGCAAGCTGCACCTGAAGAGGAAGCACAGGGTGGACCCGCTGAGGACGGAGGACGGGCCGGCCCAGAGCCCCACGCCTCCGCCTGCGCCTG CGAACGGCGTGTAG
- the LOC118556277 gene encoding ADP-ribosylation factor-like protein 13B isoform X3, giving the protein MLPAAAAGVQRRRRYGLAAGASAPAPMRASWLQRTVAWIVRLMSFRRRCQRKVTLVMVGLDNAGKTAAVRGIQGENPQDVAPTVGFSKVDLKQGRFEVTIFDLGGGKRIRDIWKNYYSESHGVVFVVDSSDVQRIQETRETMAQVLQHPRIAGKPVLVLANKQDMEGALAEADIIENLSLEKLVNENKCLCQIEPCSAILGCGRKVDKSIKKGLNWLLSNIGNDYEAIAERVQKDTAEQRALEEQDKKERAERVRRIREERDRQEREEAEREGRPVHEQEAGDEAVQSPFQPIGNLISKDTEQGTQRKEQIELQQDRSNGPKEDLEHEEEEEDEDAAGEPNDTRQTPDNTTGEQSRKRTSKLHLKRKHRVDPLRTEDGPAQSPTPPPAPEFFKKPLPPLANRPRPNGDSQDVIS; this is encoded by the exons ATGCTGCCCGCCGCTGCTGCCGGCGTCCAGCGGCGGCGGCGTTATGGGTTAGCGGCCGGCGCCTCAGCTCCTGCACCCATGAGGGCCAGCTGGCTGCAGAGGACTGTCGCATGGATCGTGCGTCTGATGTCGTTTAGGCGCAGATGTCAAAG GAAGGTGACCCTGGTGATGGTGGGCCTGGATAACGCGGGGAAGACGGCGGCGGTGCGAGGAATCCAGGGAG AGAATCCGCAAGACGTGGCTCCCACCGTGGGCTTCTCCAAGGTGGACCTGAAGCAGGGAAGGTTTGAGGTGACGATCTTCGACCTGGGAGGAGGGAAGAGGATCCGCGATATCTGGAAGAATTACTACTCGGAGTCCCACGGCGTGGTGTTCGTGGTGGACTCCAGCGACGTGCAGCGCATCCAGGAGACGCGGGAGACCATGGCGCAGGTCCTGCAGCACCCGCGCATCGCCGGGAAACCCGTGCTGGT ACTTGCCAACAAACAAGACATGGAGGGAGCGCTGGCCGAAGCAGACATCATCGAGAACCTGTCGTTGGAGAAGCTCGTAAACGAGAACAAGTGTCTCTGTCAGATC GAGCCCTGCTCGGCCATTTTAGGGTGCGGGAGAAAGGTGGACAAGTCCATCAAGAAGGGCCTCAACTGGCTGCTCAGCAACATCGGCAATGACTACGAGGCCATTGCCGAGCGCGTGCAGAAGGACACGGCGGAGCAGCGCGCCCTGGAGGAGCAGGACAAGAAGGAGAGGGCGGAGCGAGTGCGGCGCATCCGGGAGGAGAG GGACCGGCAGGAGCGCGAGGAGGCGGAGCGAGAAGGAAGGCCCGTCCACGAGCAGGAGGCTGGCGACGAGGCGGTACAGAGCCCCTTCCAGCCCATCGGGAACTTGATCTCCAAG GACACAGAGCAAGGAACGCAGAGGAAGGAGCAGATAGAGCTGCAACAGGACAGGAGCAACGGCCCCAAGGAGGACCTGGAgcacgaggaagaggaggaggacgaagacgccgccggagagccgaaCGACACAAGACAAACGCCAGACAACACAACAG GCGAGCAGAGCAGGAAGAGGACGAGCAAGCTGCACCTGAAGAGGAAGCACAGGGTGGACCCGCTGAGGACGGAGGACGGGCCGGCCCAGAGCCCCACGCCTCCGCCTGCGCCTG AGTTTTTCAAGAAGCCCCTCCCGCCGCTCGCCAACAGGCCGCGACCAAACGGCGACTCCCAAGACGTCATCTCTTAA
- the LOC118556277 gene encoding ADP-ribosylation factor-like protein 13B isoform X1: protein MLPAAAAGVQRRRRYGLAAGASAPAPMRASWLQRTVAWIVRLMSFRRRCQRKVTLVMVGLDNAGKTAAVRGIQGENPQDVAPTVGFSKVDLKQGRFEVTIFDLGGGKRIRDIWKNYYSESHGVVFVVDSSDVQRIQETRETMAQVLQHPRIAGKPVLVLANKQDMEGALAEADIIENLSLEKLVNENKCLCQIEPCSAILGCGRKVDKSIKKGLNWLLSNIGNDYEAIAERVQKDTAEQRALEEQDKKERAERVRRIREERDRQEREEAEREGRPVHEQEAGDEAVQSPFQPIGNLISKDTEQGTQRKEQIELQQDRSNGPKEDLEHEEEEEDEDAAGEPNDTRQTPDNTTGEQSRKRTSKLHLKRKHRVDPLRTEDGPAQSPTPPPAPVGWATPKASRLPKLEPLGDSGHSEFFKKPLPPLANRPRPNGDSQDVIS, encoded by the exons ATGCTGCCCGCCGCTGCTGCCGGCGTCCAGCGGCGGCGGCGTTATGGGTTAGCGGCCGGCGCCTCAGCTCCTGCACCCATGAGGGCCAGCTGGCTGCAGAGGACTGTCGCATGGATCGTGCGTCTGATGTCGTTTAGGCGCAGATGTCAAAG GAAGGTGACCCTGGTGATGGTGGGCCTGGATAACGCGGGGAAGACGGCGGCGGTGCGAGGAATCCAGGGAG AGAATCCGCAAGACGTGGCTCCCACCGTGGGCTTCTCCAAGGTGGACCTGAAGCAGGGAAGGTTTGAGGTGACGATCTTCGACCTGGGAGGAGGGAAGAGGATCCGCGATATCTGGAAGAATTACTACTCGGAGTCCCACGGCGTGGTGTTCGTGGTGGACTCCAGCGACGTGCAGCGCATCCAGGAGACGCGGGAGACCATGGCGCAGGTCCTGCAGCACCCGCGCATCGCCGGGAAACCCGTGCTGGT ACTTGCCAACAAACAAGACATGGAGGGAGCGCTGGCCGAAGCAGACATCATCGAGAACCTGTCGTTGGAGAAGCTCGTAAACGAGAACAAGTGTCTCTGTCAGATC GAGCCCTGCTCGGCCATTTTAGGGTGCGGGAGAAAGGTGGACAAGTCCATCAAGAAGGGCCTCAACTGGCTGCTCAGCAACATCGGCAATGACTACGAGGCCATTGCCGAGCGCGTGCAGAAGGACACGGCGGAGCAGCGCGCCCTGGAGGAGCAGGACAAGAAGGAGAGGGCGGAGCGAGTGCGGCGCATCCGGGAGGAGAG GGACCGGCAGGAGCGCGAGGAGGCGGAGCGAGAAGGAAGGCCCGTCCACGAGCAGGAGGCTGGCGACGAGGCGGTACAGAGCCCCTTCCAGCCCATCGGGAACTTGATCTCCAAG GACACAGAGCAAGGAACGCAGAGGAAGGAGCAGATAGAGCTGCAACAGGACAGGAGCAACGGCCCCAAGGAGGACCTGGAgcacgaggaagaggaggaggacgaagacgccgccggagagccgaaCGACACAAGACAAACGCCAGACAACACAACAG GCGAGCAGAGCAGGAAGAGGACGAGCAAGCTGCACCTGAAGAGGAAGCACAGGGTGGACCCGCTGAGGACGGAGGACGGGCCGGCCCAGAGCCCCACGCCTCCGCCTGCGCCTG TGGGATGGGCCACGCCCAAAGCCTCTAGACTGCCCAAACTCGAGCCGCTCGGGGACTCAGGACATTCTG AGTTTTTCAAGAAGCCCCTCCCGCCGCTCGCCAACAGGCCGCGACCAAACGGCGACTCCCAAGACGTCATCTCTTAA
- the LOC118556277 gene encoding ADP-ribosylation factor-like protein 13B isoform X2 has translation MLPAAAAGVQRRRRYGLAAGASAPAPMRASWLQRTVAWIVRLMSFRRRCQRKVTLVMVGLDNAGKTAAVRGIQGENPQDVAPTVGFSKVDLKQGRFEVTIFDLGGGKRIRDIWKNYYSESHGVVFVVDSSDVQRIQETRETMAQVLQHPRIAGKPVLVLANKQDMEGALAEADIIENLSLEKLVNENKCLCQIEPCSAILGCGRKVDKSIKKGLNWLLSNIGNDYEAIAERVQKDTAEQRALEEQDKKERAERVRRIREERDRQEREEAEREGRPVHEQEAGDEAVQSPFQPIGNLISKDTEQGTQRKEQIELQQDRSNGPKEDLEHEEEEEDEDAAGEPNDTRQTPDNTTGEQSRKRTSKLHLKRKHRVDPLRTEDGPAQSPTPPPAPVGWATPKASRLPKLEPLGDSGHSANGV, from the exons ATGCTGCCCGCCGCTGCTGCCGGCGTCCAGCGGCGGCGGCGTTATGGGTTAGCGGCCGGCGCCTCAGCTCCTGCACCCATGAGGGCCAGCTGGCTGCAGAGGACTGTCGCATGGATCGTGCGTCTGATGTCGTTTAGGCGCAGATGTCAAAG GAAGGTGACCCTGGTGATGGTGGGCCTGGATAACGCGGGGAAGACGGCGGCGGTGCGAGGAATCCAGGGAG AGAATCCGCAAGACGTGGCTCCCACCGTGGGCTTCTCCAAGGTGGACCTGAAGCAGGGAAGGTTTGAGGTGACGATCTTCGACCTGGGAGGAGGGAAGAGGATCCGCGATATCTGGAAGAATTACTACTCGGAGTCCCACGGCGTGGTGTTCGTGGTGGACTCCAGCGACGTGCAGCGCATCCAGGAGACGCGGGAGACCATGGCGCAGGTCCTGCAGCACCCGCGCATCGCCGGGAAACCCGTGCTGGT ACTTGCCAACAAACAAGACATGGAGGGAGCGCTGGCCGAAGCAGACATCATCGAGAACCTGTCGTTGGAGAAGCTCGTAAACGAGAACAAGTGTCTCTGTCAGATC GAGCCCTGCTCGGCCATTTTAGGGTGCGGGAGAAAGGTGGACAAGTCCATCAAGAAGGGCCTCAACTGGCTGCTCAGCAACATCGGCAATGACTACGAGGCCATTGCCGAGCGCGTGCAGAAGGACACGGCGGAGCAGCGCGCCCTGGAGGAGCAGGACAAGAAGGAGAGGGCGGAGCGAGTGCGGCGCATCCGGGAGGAGAG GGACCGGCAGGAGCGCGAGGAGGCGGAGCGAGAAGGAAGGCCCGTCCACGAGCAGGAGGCTGGCGACGAGGCGGTACAGAGCCCCTTCCAGCCCATCGGGAACTTGATCTCCAAG GACACAGAGCAAGGAACGCAGAGGAAGGAGCAGATAGAGCTGCAACAGGACAGGAGCAACGGCCCCAAGGAGGACCTGGAgcacgaggaagaggaggaggacgaagacgccgccggagagccgaaCGACACAAGACAAACGCCAGACAACACAACAG GCGAGCAGAGCAGGAAGAGGACGAGCAAGCTGCACCTGAAGAGGAAGCACAGGGTGGACCCGCTGAGGACGGAGGACGGGCCGGCCCAGAGCCCCACGCCTCCGCCTGCGCCTG TGGGATGGGCCACGCCCAAAGCCTCTAGACTGCCCAAACTCGAGCCGCTCGGGGACTCAGGACATTCTG CGAACGGCGTGTAG